A DNA window from Paraburkholderia sp. PGU19 contains the following coding sequences:
- a CDS encoding TraR/DksA family transcriptional regulator: protein MITLTCSELRLLQQRLCERRRELLATLHGEYGDLAGARPPEELGPESHPDETASRKASDQLRTALARHDFDELQQIDAALARIAAGRYGACVDCGDPIGYERLVAAPYTARCVSCQTVFEQRRATRQ, encoded by the coding sequence ATGATCACCCTAACCTGTTCCGAACTCAGGCTGTTACAACAGAGGCTCTGCGAGCGCCGTCGCGAGCTGCTGGCGACGCTGCACGGCGAATACGGGGATCTCGCTGGAGCACGGCCGCCCGAAGAGCTGGGCCCCGAGTCGCATCCCGACGAGACCGCATCACGCAAAGCGAGCGATCAGTTGCGCACCGCGCTCGCGCGGCACGATTTCGACGAACTGCAGCAGATCGACGCGGCGCTGGCACGCATCGCCGCCGGCCGTTACGGGGCATGCGTCGATTGCGGCGACCCGATCGGTTATGAACGCCTTGTCGCCGCGCCCTACACGGCCCGCTGCGTTTCATGCCAGACGGTGTTCGAACAACGCCGCGCCACCCGTCAATAG
- the pdhA gene encoding pyruvate dehydrogenase (acetyl-transferring) E1 component subunit alpha, with amino-acid sequence MTTAASFHIGYTQYLGPDGVPVQSLPAFARDPAALIPLYRAMVLTRAFDTKAVALQRTGKLGTFASSVGQEAIGVGVASAMRVDDVLFPSYRDHAAQLLRGVTMTESLLYWGGDERGSDFAVPRHDFPNCVPIGTQVCHAAGAAYAFRLRGEPRVAVAIFGDGSTSKGDFYEAMNMAGVWQAPLVLVINNNQWAISVPRSSQSAAQTLAQKAIAAGIDGLQVDGNDVIAVHQVMHAALAKARRGDGPTLVEALSYRLGDHTTADDATRYRDSELIRKQWEYEPLLRLRTYLMRMNVWDKAQDEQLGKTCHEQVEQAVEAYLAVAPPEITAMFDHLYETLPHALREQRENAQRFALAAANHQENGYG; translated from the coding sequence ATGACCACGGCTGCCAGTTTCCACATCGGGTACACGCAATACCTCGGTCCCGACGGCGTCCCCGTCCAGTCATTGCCTGCCTTCGCGCGGGACCCGGCGGCGCTGATTCCCCTCTATCGCGCGATGGTCCTCACCCGCGCGTTCGACACCAAAGCGGTTGCACTGCAGCGTACAGGCAAGCTCGGTACGTTTGCTTCGTCGGTGGGGCAGGAGGCGATCGGTGTTGGCGTCGCCAGTGCGATGCGGGTCGACGACGTTCTGTTTCCTTCGTATCGCGATCACGCGGCGCAATTGCTGCGCGGCGTCACGATGACGGAAAGCCTGCTGTATTGGGGAGGCGACGAGCGCGGCAGCGACTTCGCCGTGCCGCGCCACGACTTTCCGAACTGCGTGCCGATCGGCACACAGGTGTGCCATGCCGCCGGCGCGGCCTACGCGTTCAGACTGCGCGGCGAGCCGCGCGTCGCCGTTGCGATCTTCGGCGACGGCAGCACATCGAAGGGCGACTTCTACGAGGCTATGAACATGGCGGGTGTCTGGCAGGCACCGCTCGTACTCGTCATCAATAACAACCAGTGGGCGATCTCGGTACCGCGCAGCTCGCAAAGCGCGGCGCAGACGCTTGCGCAGAAAGCGATCGCTGCGGGCATCGACGGGCTGCAGGTCGACGGCAATGACGTCATCGCTGTGCATCAGGTGATGCATGCGGCACTGGCGAAAGCGCGGCGCGGCGACGGCCCGACGCTGGTCGAGGCGCTCAGCTATCGCCTGGGCGACCACACGACAGCCGACGATGCAACCCGCTATCGCGATTCCGAACTGATCCGCAAGCAGTGGGAGTACGAACCGCTGCTGCGTCTGCGCACGTATCTGATGCGTATGAACGTCTGGGACAAGGCGCAGGACGAGCAGCTCGGCAAGACATGTCATGAGCAGGTCGAACAGGCGGTCGAAGCCTATCTCGCCGTTGCGCCGCCCGAGATTACCGCGATGTTCGACCACCTGTACGAAACGCTGCCGCACGCGCTGCGCGAGCAACGGGAGAACGCGCAGCGCTTCGCGCTCGCTGCGGCGAACCATCAGGAGAACGGCTATGGCTGA
- a CDS encoding alpha-ketoacid dehydrogenase subunit beta, with product MADLNMVDALNQAMAYELEHDPAVVLLGEDIGVNGGVFRATAGLQARFGTQRVIDTPLAETAIAGTAIGMAAMGLKPVAEIQFSGFLYPTIDHVLNHASRLRHRTRGRLSCPLVIRAPCGAGIHAPEHHSESPEALFAHIPGLRVVTPSSPARAYGLLLAAIRDPDPVIFFEPTRLYRLFRQTVDDNGEALPLDTCFTLRDGSDVTLVSWGGAVQDAQAAADLLAQDGVMTEVIDVATLKPIDMNTILASVEKTGRCVIVHEGSRTGGVGAEIAANIAERGLYSLLAPVQRVTGYDVVVPLYRLENQYMPSTARIVAAVRQALEAS from the coding sequence ATGGCTGACCTCAACATGGTGGACGCGCTCAATCAGGCGATGGCCTACGAACTCGAGCACGATCCTGCCGTCGTGCTGCTCGGCGAAGACATCGGCGTGAACGGCGGCGTGTTTCGCGCGACAGCCGGATTGCAGGCACGTTTCGGCACGCAACGCGTAATCGATACGCCGCTTGCCGAAACGGCGATTGCGGGCACGGCAATCGGCATGGCGGCAATGGGCCTGAAACCCGTCGCCGAGATCCAGTTCAGCGGCTTCCTGTATCCGACGATCGATCACGTGCTCAACCACGCGTCGCGTCTGAGGCACCGCACGCGCGGACGCCTTTCATGCCCGCTCGTGATCCGCGCGCCGTGCGGCGCAGGCATACACGCGCCGGAGCATCATTCCGAAAGTCCCGAGGCGCTCTTCGCGCACATTCCCGGCCTGCGCGTCGTCACGCCGTCGTCGCCCGCGCGCGCTTACGGTCTGCTGCTTGCCGCCATTCGCGACCCCGACCCGGTGATCTTCTTCGAGCCAACGCGCCTGTATCGTCTGTTCCGGCAGACGGTGGATGACAACGGCGAAGCGTTGCCGCTCGACACCTGCTTCACGTTGCGCGACGGCTCCGACGTAACACTGGTGAGCTGGGGCGGCGCGGTGCAGGATGCGCAGGCGGCCGCCGATCTGCTGGCGCAGGACGGCGTGATGACCGAAGTGATTGACGTGGCGACGCTCAAGCCGATCGACATGAACACGATACTCGCGTCGGTGGAGAAGACGGGTCGCTGTGTGATCGTGCACGAGGGCTCGCGCACGGGCGGCGTCGGCGCGGAGATCGCTGCCAACATCGCCGAGCGCGGGCTTTACTCTCTGCTAGCGCCCGTGCAGCGCGTGACGGGCTACGACGTCGTCGTGCCGCTGTACCGGCTCGAGAATCAATACATGCCCAGCACCGCGCGCATCGTCGCCGCGGTCAGGCAAGCTCTGGAGGCGTCGTGA
- a CDS encoding dihydrolipoamide acetyltransferase family protein, giving the protein MKIFKLPDLGEGLQEAEIVEWHVKSGDEVSADQPLLSVETAKAIVDIPSPQSGRIAKLFGQTGDIVHLGAPLVAFEGEGGDADAGTVVGHMEVGQHVVHETPAALGTGVGAGGVIKAIPAARALARKLDVDLSMVTPSGPEGVITAADVQRVAKILGELGPPEVLRGVRRAMAQNMARAQSEVAAATVIDDADIHAWPPHTDVTIRLIRALVAGCRAEPGLNAWFDGHTGRRHVLEKIDLGIAVDLPDGLFVPVLRNVAHRDAADLRGGLDRMRADIRARKIPPEEMRGNTITLSNFGMIAGKYAAPIVVPPTVAILGAGRIHEQVVAADGVPAVHSILPLSLTFDHRVVTGGEAARFLAATIADLQSVQ; this is encoded by the coding sequence ATGAAAATCTTCAAACTGCCCGACCTCGGCGAGGGCTTGCAGGAAGCGGAGATCGTCGAGTGGCACGTCAAGAGCGGCGACGAGGTGAGTGCGGATCAACCGCTGCTGTCGGTCGAAACGGCGAAGGCGATTGTCGACATACCGTCGCCGCAATCCGGCCGCATCGCGAAGCTGTTCGGCCAGACGGGTGACATCGTGCATCTGGGCGCGCCGCTCGTCGCGTTCGAAGGCGAGGGCGGCGATGCCGACGCGGGCACCGTGGTCGGCCATATGGAAGTCGGCCAGCACGTCGTGCACGAAACGCCCGCGGCGCTCGGCACGGGCGTGGGCGCGGGTGGCGTGATCAAGGCGATTCCGGCGGCGCGAGCGCTTGCGAGAAAGCTGGACGTAGATCTGTCAATGGTGACGCCATCGGGACCGGAAGGCGTCATCACGGCGGCGGACGTGCAGCGCGTCGCGAAGATACTCGGCGAACTCGGGCCGCCTGAAGTGCTGCGCGGGGTGCGGCGCGCGATGGCACAGAACATGGCACGCGCGCAGAGCGAAGTCGCCGCGGCCACCGTGATCGACGATGCCGACATCCACGCATGGCCGCCGCACACCGACGTCACGATCCGGCTGATACGCGCGCTAGTCGCGGGCTGCCGCGCGGAGCCGGGACTGAACGCGTGGTTCGACGGACATACGGGGCGGCGCCACGTGCTGGAGAAGATCGATCTCGGCATCGCCGTCGATCTGCCCGACGGGCTCTTCGTCCCCGTGTTGCGCAACGTTGCGCATCGCGATGCAGCAGATCTGCGTGGCGGTCTCGACCGGATGCGCGCCGACATCCGGGCGCGCAAGATTCCACCGGAGGAAATGCGCGGCAACACGATCACGCTGTCGAACTTCGGGATGATCGCGGGGAAATACGCGGCCCCCATTGTCGTGCCGCCGACGGTTGCGATACTCGGCGCGGGGCGCATCCATGAGCAGGTCGTGGCGGCAGACGGCGTACCTGCTGTTCACAGCATCTTGCCGCTTAGCCTGACATTCGATCACCGTGTCGTCACTGGCGGCGAGGCGGCGCGCTTCCTGGCCGCGACGATTGCAGATTTGCAGAGCGTGCAGTAG
- a CDS encoding DUF4148 domain-containing protein yields MKSVIYAVAATSAFAVSLAAFAQSDTQAPRTRAEVRAELQQLEQAGYNPATGEDSNYPRDIQAAEARLSQGSTAYGGVKSGSSASGSPAIAPADSPDNKVFDY; encoded by the coding sequence GTGAAATCGGTCATTTACGCAGTCGCCGCCACTTCCGCCTTCGCCGTATCGCTGGCGGCATTCGCCCAGTCGGACACGCAGGCGCCCCGCACACGCGCCGAGGTGCGCGCCGAGCTCCAGCAACTGGAGCAGGCCGGCTACAACCCCGCAACGGGTGAAGACAGCAACTATCCGCGGGATATCCAGGCGGCTGAAGCACGCCTCTCACAAGGATCAACGGCATACGGCGGCGTAAAGAGCGGATCATCGGCATCGGGGTCACCCGCGATCGCTCCGGCCGATTCCCCGGACAACAAGGTATTCGATTACTGA
- a CDS encoding ATP-binding protein: MIQLDELRGHPLFKDLSEALLQWLREQLTEVSIAAGEVLAREGETRSHFYVVLQGEVAATKLSRGQQIPTSRFIAPSYFGAVSLLSGTPAPGTLKAVTDGRVALLPERAFRELLVGSETFCRLIFHSSFDRLMNLEATLRNREKLAALGTLAAGLAHELNNPAAALVRTADRAVAALATLKVAHIELRDSSIPVDAMKILESLGERQGLTNVMSAIDALKQNQAADALSDWLLAQGVGKPWLLAPCLVSAGILQGELDSLAVALNREQFAAAIHWLASTLELNALMEDIRVGSNRISGIIRAMKSYSHMDQSPQQDVDIHEGIEDTLIIMQHRLKQGVTVHREYDHSLPHLSVYGSELNQVWTNLIDNAIDAMSGKGDIVVRTYREMDEAVVEFTDNGTGIADDVMPHLFEPFFSTKPPGQGTGLGLDISYQTVVNRHRGALLVSSRPGQTTFQVRLPLVSRPG; this comes from the coding sequence ATGATCCAGCTGGACGAACTGCGCGGGCATCCGCTCTTCAAGGATCTGTCAGAAGCGCTTTTGCAGTGGCTGCGCGAACAGCTGACGGAAGTCAGCATCGCGGCAGGGGAGGTCCTTGCCCGTGAAGGCGAAACGAGGTCCCACTTTTACGTCGTGCTGCAGGGTGAGGTCGCCGCGACAAAGCTTTCACGCGGGCAGCAGATTCCCACGTCCCGGTTCATTGCGCCAAGCTATTTCGGGGCAGTCTCGCTGCTCTCGGGTACGCCCGCGCCTGGCACGCTCAAAGCGGTCACCGACGGGCGCGTGGCGCTGCTGCCGGAACGCGCGTTCCGCGAATTGCTGGTCGGCTCGGAGACCTTCTGCCGGCTGATCTTCCACAGCTCCTTTGATCGCCTGATGAACCTGGAGGCGACGCTGCGTAACCGGGAAAAACTGGCTGCCCTCGGCACGCTCGCCGCGGGCCTCGCGCACGAATTAAACAATCCCGCGGCTGCACTGGTGCGCACGGCGGACCGTGCGGTGGCCGCACTCGCAACGCTGAAGGTTGCGCACATCGAGTTGAGGGATAGCTCGATTCCTGTCGATGCAATGAAAATCCTGGAGAGTCTGGGCGAACGCCAGGGACTGACAAACGTGATGTCGGCTATCGATGCCCTGAAGCAGAATCAGGCAGCGGACGCGCTCAGCGACTGGCTGCTCGCACAGGGTGTCGGGAAGCCGTGGCTCCTGGCGCCATGCCTTGTCAGCGCGGGAATCCTCCAGGGGGAACTTGACTCGCTTGCCGTCGCCCTGAACAGGGAGCAGTTTGCCGCCGCCATCCACTGGCTCGCTTCGACACTGGAACTCAACGCGCTGATGGAAGACATCCGCGTTGGGTCGAACCGGATTTCAGGGATCATCCGGGCGATGAAATCCTACTCGCACATGGACCAGTCGCCGCAGCAGGATGTGGACATCCATGAAGGCATTGAAGATACCCTCATCATCATGCAACACCGGCTCAAGCAGGGTGTCACCGTGCATCGTGAGTACGATCACAGCCTGCCGCATCTGAGCGTGTATGGCAGCGAACTCAATCAGGTATGGACCAACCTGATCGACAACGCCATTGATGCCATGAGTGGCAAAGGCGACATTGTTGTGCGGACTTACCGCGAGATGGACGAGGCAGTGGTCGAGTTCACCGACAACGGGACCGGCATCGCAGACGATGTCATGCCGCATCTGTTCGAGCCTTTTTTCAGCACCAAGCCGCCGGGTCAAGGTACGGGCCTGGGCCTCGACATCTCGTATCAGACGGTCGTCAACCGGCACCGCGGTGCGCTTCTTGTCAGTTCACGCCCGGGACAAACGACCTTCCAGGTGCGCCTGCCACTCGTGTCCAGACCAGGCTAA
- a CDS encoding AbrB/MazE/SpoVT family DNA-binding domain-containing protein: MAIQTLKRWGNSLAVRIPASVASEVALTEGQEVDLEVKDGEVLIRPHTAIRRFSRERYLQQLRERRLEPHPLIGFGEPQGSELGGSDDPTRFDKW; encoded by the coding sequence ATGGCTATTCAAACCCTGAAGCGTTGGGGGAACAGCCTGGCGGTAAGAATTCCGGCGAGCGTTGCCTCTGAAGTGGCGCTCACGGAAGGGCAGGAAGTGGATCTGGAGGTGAAGGACGGCGAAGTGTTGATCCGTCCTCATACGGCAATCAGGCGTTTCTCGCGGGAGCGATATCTCCAGCAACTGCGAGAACGCCGGCTTGAGCCGCACCCGCTGATCGGCTTTGGCGAACCGCAAGGCTCGGAACTCGGAGGTTCTGACGATCCGACGCGTTTCGACAAATGGTAA
- a CDS encoding type II toxin-antitoxin system PemK/MazF family toxin, translated as MIDNIPEAGDIIRLSIGPGKGTEQDGYRPFLVLTDKDFNELTGRVIGLPITSTIRDWETEIPITSLPRPGVALSDQITTLDYKQRPFVFKDERATDEQMAAAKFAVKSILDL; from the coding sequence ATGATCGACAACATACCGGAAGCAGGCGACATCATCAGGCTCAGCATTGGACCAGGCAAGGGCACCGAACAGGACGGCTATCGGCCGTTCCTGGTCCTCACGGACAAGGACTTTAACGAACTGACCGGACGCGTGATCGGACTGCCGATCACATCGACGATCAGGGACTGGGAAACGGAGATTCCAATCACCAGTCTGCCACGGCCCGGTGTCGCCCTTTCGGATCAGATAACGACACTCGACTACAAGCAAAGGCCGTTCGTTTTCAAGGACGAGCGGGCAACGGATGAGCAGATGGCCGCTGCCAAATTCGCGGTCAAATCAATCCTCGATCTGTGA
- a CDS encoding DNA-binding protein yields the protein MARTGLTRMDVKRARDALLVQGRHTSIDAIRIALGNTGSKTTIHRYLKELEEDEDASLTRAGSLSDAIQDLVARLAARLHEEAQALVDQQATATAVQRQQAQSEIAGLALSWPRCGSNSLARPPPFPRSRKRTPGLAWRRATWTSSGSPSR from the coding sequence ATGGCCCGCACCGGTCTTACGCGCATGGACGTAAAGCGCGCCCGCGACGCGTTGCTCGTGCAGGGGCGGCACACATCGATCGACGCGATACGTATCGCGCTCGGCAACACTGGCTCGAAAACCACGATCCACCGGTACCTGAAGGAACTGGAGGAAGATGAGGATGCGTCACTCACACGCGCCGGGTCGCTCTCGGACGCGATCCAGGATCTGGTGGCCCGGCTCGCGGCCCGCCTGCATGAAGAAGCACAAGCCCTCGTCGACCAGCAGGCCACCGCTACAGCTGTGCAGCGCCAGCAGGCGCAGTCCGAAATCGCAGGGCTCGCGCTGAGCTGGCCACGGTGCGGCAGCAACTCTCTGGCGCGACCGCCGCCCTTTCCGCGGAGCAGGAAGCGCACGCCGGGACTCGCGTGGCGCCGCGCGACCTGGACGTCGAGCGGCTCACCCAGCAGGTAA
- a CDS encoding DEAD/DEAH box helicase, with amino-acid sequence MNEGKPLQADWENFTREELLVELTRLQAEIARLTALLPATLQVQAKPVRVARNEPSPAVRNTGAPVLSPEQKVQLFRRLFRGRTDVYPLRWESRNSGKSGYAPACANEWRAGICEKPRIRCADCGHRVLLTLDDQVVYTHLAGDRTVGLYPLMPDGTCYLLAVDFDEEGWREDAQAFRQSCLEMDVPVSLEISRSGNGAHAWIFFSSAVAARDVRRMGSAIISHTCARTRQLELTSYDRLFPNQDVLPKGGFGNLIALPLQKQPREHGWSVFVDDGFQPYADQWSYLASVQTMDSRDIEGVIFRATGGAHPLDVAFIAEEDQAEPWKPPPAQPKRLAGTMPASLTLTLANQLYLEKAQLPQALLNRLIRLAAFQNPEFYRAQARGFSVWDKPRIIGRAENCPRHIALPRGCLDDVMTLLRDYDIACDIRDERCTGEPLAVPFAGTLRDDQQAAVTDLLRHDTGILHAPTAFGKTVTAAAMIAQRGVNTLVLVHRRELLDQWRERLQSFLALDARAIGTIGGGKSKATGRIDVAMLQSVAPDGARGELLRRYGHVIVDECHHVSADSFEAVLKGVNARYVLGLTATPVRRDSQQPVMFMLCGPIRHAAKSPASAPQMLEVFPQRLTSAVDVTTDAPIQEVFARLAQDASRTHMIATAIREQYAQGRNVLVLTERTDHLESLQQALEDTVQPLFVLHGRLGRKARVAQLDALDALAGDTPRVVLATGRLVGEGFDHPALDTLVLAMPVAWRGTLQQYAGRLHREHAGKTGVRVIDYVDGGHPVLQRMWEKRQRGYRAMGYQVRTPGEDLQLQLA; translated from the coding sequence ATGAACGAAGGCAAGCCGCTACAGGCAGACTGGGAAAATTTCACACGCGAGGAGCTGCTCGTGGAGCTCACCCGCCTGCAGGCCGAAATCGCGCGGCTCACCGCCTTGCTGCCGGCAACGCTCCAGGTGCAGGCAAAGCCCGTGCGGGTGGCCCGGAACGAACCATCGCCAGCAGTGCGAAACACGGGCGCCCCAGTACTTTCGCCGGAACAGAAGGTACAGCTCTTCCGGCGGCTGTTTCGCGGCCGCACGGATGTCTATCCGCTACGCTGGGAAAGCCGCAATTCCGGAAAATCCGGCTACGCGCCGGCGTGCGCCAACGAATGGCGCGCCGGGATCTGCGAAAAGCCCCGCATCCGGTGCGCCGACTGCGGGCATCGTGTACTGCTGACGCTGGACGACCAGGTCGTCTATACGCACCTTGCCGGCGATCGCACAGTGGGCCTCTATCCGCTGATGCCGGACGGCACCTGCTACCTGCTCGCTGTCGACTTCGACGAGGAAGGCTGGCGTGAAGATGCGCAGGCGTTCCGGCAATCCTGCCTCGAGATGGACGTGCCCGTATCGCTCGAAATCTCGCGTTCAGGCAATGGCGCGCACGCGTGGATCTTTTTCTCGTCGGCCGTTGCTGCACGTGACGTGCGACGGATGGGCTCAGCCATCATCAGCCACACCTGTGCCCGGACCCGTCAGCTCGAACTGACGTCCTACGACCGGCTCTTCCCGAACCAGGATGTGCTGCCCAAAGGCGGCTTCGGTAACCTCATTGCCCTGCCGCTGCAGAAGCAGCCACGCGAGCATGGTTGGAGCGTGTTTGTCGATGACGGCTTTCAGCCGTACGCTGACCAGTGGTCGTATCTCGCGTCCGTGCAAACCATGGACAGCCGCGACATCGAGGGGGTGATCTTTCGCGCCACGGGCGGTGCGCACCCGCTCGACGTTGCGTTCATCGCCGAGGAGGACCAGGCCGAACCGTGGAAGCCACCGCCCGCGCAGCCGAAGCGGCTGGCCGGAACGATGCCGGCGTCGCTCACACTGACGCTCGCGAACCAGCTCTATCTTGAAAAGGCGCAGCTTCCGCAGGCACTGCTCAACCGGCTCATCCGGCTGGCCGCCTTCCAGAATCCGGAGTTCTACCGGGCCCAGGCGCGCGGCTTCAGCGTATGGGACAAGCCGCGCATCATTGGGCGCGCCGAGAACTGCCCGCGCCACATTGCATTGCCGCGCGGATGCCTTGACGACGTGATGACGCTACTGCGCGATTACGACATCGCCTGCGACATCCGCGACGAGCGCTGCACCGGCGAGCCGCTTGCAGTTCCGTTTGCCGGCACGTTGCGTGATGACCAGCAGGCGGCCGTTACCGACCTGCTGCGACACGACACCGGCATCCTGCATGCGCCGACGGCGTTCGGCAAGACCGTGACGGCGGCCGCGATGATCGCGCAGCGCGGCGTCAACACGCTCGTGCTCGTGCACCGCCGGGAACTGCTTGACCAGTGGCGCGAACGCCTGCAGTCGTTTCTCGCACTCGACGCGCGCGCGATCGGCACGATTGGCGGCGGCAAGTCGAAAGCGACCGGCCGGATCGACGTCGCGATGCTGCAGTCAGTGGCGCCAGATGGTGCCCGCGGCGAGCTGTTGCGGCGTTACGGCCATGTCATCGTCGATGAATGTCATCACGTCTCCGCGGATTCCTTCGAGGCCGTTCTCAAGGGCGTCAATGCACGCTACGTGCTCGGCCTGACGGCGACGCCGGTGCGGCGCGACAGCCAGCAACCGGTGATGTTCATGCTGTGCGGGCCAATCCGGCATGCGGCGAAATCCCCGGCCAGCGCGCCCCAGATGCTCGAGGTGTTCCCGCAAAGGCTCACCTCTGCAGTAGACGTTACGACCGACGCGCCGATCCAGGAAGTGTTCGCGCGTCTCGCCCAGGATGCGTCGCGCACGCACATGATCGCCACGGCTATCCGTGAGCAATACGCGCAGGGACGCAACGTGCTGGTGCTCACCGAGCGCACAGACCATCTCGAGAGCCTGCAGCAAGCCCTGGAAGACACGGTACAACCGCTGTTTGTGCTGCACGGTCGCCTCGGCAGGAAAGCGCGGGTGGCGCAGCTGGATGCCCTCGACGCGCTGGCCGGTGACACGCCCCGCGTGGTGCTGGCGACTGGCAGGCTCGTAGGCGAAGGCTTCGACCATCCGGCGCTGGACACCCTGGTGCTGGCCATGCCGGTTGCGTGGAGGGGCACGCTGCAGCAGTACGCCGGCCGGCTGCACCGCGAGCATGCGGGCAAGACCGGCGTACGGGTGATCGATTATGTGGATGGCGGCCACCCGGTGCTGCAACGCATGTGGGAGAAACGCCAGCGCGGATACCGGGCGATGGGCTATCAGGTCCGCACGCCCGGAGAAGATCTCCAGCTGCAGCTGGCCTGA
- a CDS encoding type II toxin-antitoxin system Phd/YefM family antitoxin, whose translation MTTVTATDLARRTNQVLDALARGESVTITRNNTLLGTINPPVRAVTLREAFERLPRMSPGVAERYKSDIRNADFDDEVRDPWQK comes from the coding sequence ATGACTACTGTCACTGCCACCGATCTCGCCCGGCGCACGAATCAGGTGCTCGACGCCCTGGCTCGGGGGGAGTCTGTCACGATCACGCGCAATAACACCTTACTCGGCACAATCAATCCTCCCGTGCGCGCTGTCACGCTTCGTGAAGCCTTCGAGCGGCTCCCCAGGATGTCGCCCGGGGTTGCCGAGCGTTACAAGTCCGATATCCGCAACGCCGATTTCGACGACGAGGTGCGTGATCCGTGGCAGAAGTAA
- a CDS encoding tryptophan leader peptide: MDWRFWKTEKRLEEVRGWPTDTHESIRQLLSMYQGAGTQPFASWAAPGIAFTPDVETTARNGVKGYQLALWFWLFAEKHGTIAARMARETFCLLADAAQPSSGDTIDTLLDLENRLAHSVEAISAEQRTFRQEGLSVELPMEFFLATGTLRLTPDSPYARNAGALLQGNDYKVADCFRHATEEALAVFRPMIQAVEFDAKSLPNWKWSARPGAAERHLQRRHSNPLFPLHRQLVTAYDVHEARLADNQALQDIRNELNEVSHAFFEKSELPLNWLPYLESYRDHIDRLDERRLVAGGQNASLGDAIAALRAGILAAWRAEIQKNRHSLATLEQDEARKAERRALLYGCDWTAQLLSHGSLIPPEEVVPALLSESPPELEKAVTGLQTEPRLHETLAHCKAAAHRLVSDLRAAGHNFPDMSDKLRILDGPAGQMPV, encoded by the coding sequence ATGGACTGGAGGTTCTGGAAGACCGAGAAGCGCCTCGAGGAGGTGCGCGGCTGGCCCACCGATACACATGAATCGATACGGCAGCTCCTGAGCATGTATCAGGGCGCCGGAACACAGCCGTTCGCGAGTTGGGCCGCGCCCGGCATTGCGTTCACACCCGACGTCGAAACCACTGCACGAAACGGTGTCAAGGGCTACCAGCTTGCCCTCTGGTTCTGGCTGTTTGCTGAGAAGCACGGCACTATCGCGGCGAGGATGGCACGCGAAACTTTCTGCCTGCTTGCCGACGCGGCGCAGCCATCGTCGGGAGACACCATTGATACCCTCCTCGACCTGGAAAACCGCCTGGCGCATTCTGTCGAGGCGATTTCCGCTGAACAGCGCACCTTCAGGCAGGAAGGCCTGTCCGTGGAACTGCCCATGGAATTCTTTCTGGCCACAGGCACTCTCAGGCTCACCCCCGACTCACCTTATGCGAGGAATGCGGGCGCCCTCCTGCAAGGCAATGACTACAAGGTGGCAGACTGCTTTCGCCATGCCACAGAGGAAGCGCTGGCTGTTTTCCGGCCGATGATACAGGCGGTCGAATTTGACGCGAAATCGCTGCCCAACTGGAAATGGAGCGCACGGCCGGGCGCGGCCGAGCGACATCTGCAGCGGCGCCACAGCAATCCACTCTTTCCTCTGCACCGACAGCTGGTGACGGCCTACGACGTGCACGAAGCGCGTCTTGCCGACAACCAGGCCCTTCAGGATATTCGCAACGAACTCAATGAGGTAAGCCACGCGTTCTTTGAAAAGTCGGAGCTACCGTTGAACTGGCTACCGTACCTCGAAAGCTATCGGGACCACATAGACAGACTTGATGAACGTCGTCTTGTAGCGGGTGGGCAGAACGCCTCGCTCGGTGACGCGATAGCGGCGCTGCGAGCCGGCATCCTGGCGGCGTGGCGCGCCGAGATTCAGAAGAACCGGCATAGCCTCGCCACGCTCGAGCAGGACGAAGCGCGAAAGGCCGAACGACGTGCGCTTCTGTACGGATGCGACTGGACCGCTCAGCTGTTGAGTCACGGCTCCCTGATACCACCGGAGGAAGTTGTTCCCGCCCTGCTAAGCGAATCTCCTCCTGAGCTTGAGAAAGCGGTGACCGGCCTGCAGACCGAGCCGCGCCTGCATGAGACGCTCGCACACTGCAAGGCAGCTGCACATCGGCTCGTGAGCGACCTTCGAGCGGCAGGTCACAACTTTCCCGATATGAGCGACAAACTCCGCATCCTGGACGGACCCGCGGGGCAGATGCCGGTCTGA